In Deinococcus maricopensis DSM 21211, the sequence GGGCCATGACGCCGACGCCTTCGGTTTCGGCGACGGGCAGGACCTGCTCACCGAGGACCTGTTCGAGCAGGTTGTAGATGATTTGGGTGGGCGCTTTGCGTTCGCGGAGGCTGGCGATGCCTTCCTCGATTTGGCGTTCGTTGAGGGCCGGGCCGAGGGCGGTGCCGTACGCGCGGATCAGGCCCTCGTGCTTGAGCTGTTCGAGTTCCGCCCAGAGGTCGTCCTGGCGGATGGCGTCGAGGCGGCAGTTGTGCAGCTGGTAGTAGTCGATGTAGTCGGTGCCGAGGCGCTTGAGGCTGCCTTCGAGGGCCTTGCGGAGGTACTGCGGGGTCCAGTCGTGCGGGCGTTCCTGCTGGCCGGGGCGTTCGGGGTGGGTGTAGATGTCGTACCCGAACTTGGTGCCGATGACGATCTTTTCGCGCACGTCCCCGAGCGCTTTGCGTTGGATTTCCTCGGCGCGGCCGGAGGCGTACGTGTCGGCGTTGTCGAAGAAGGTGATGCCGAGGTCGTAGGCGCGTTGGAGGAGGCGCACGGCCATATCTTCGTCCTTGACGCCCCACCAGGTGGTGCCGACGGTCCAGACGCCAAAGCCGACGGCGCTGAGGGTCAGGTCGGTGCCGAGCAGTTTCCGGTATTCCATAGCTGCACTATAGGAGGTGGTCGGGGGGACAATGCACCCTGACCGAACGGTCGGGAAGCCGCTCAGGGACGGCATTTTCGTGGTTCAGGGTCGCGCGTGGATGACCTCGAAGCGTTCGCACAGGACCTCCTCGTCGTCCGTGAAGGGGCGGTCGGCGCGCTGCCGGGTGAAGTACCGGCGGTGCGCCTCGCGCCAGGCGTGGAGGGTGCGGTCATCCTCGCCCTCGTCGTACGCGAAGGCGGCGTCCACCTGCAGGAACGGCACGCGGCGCAGTTCGGTCGTGCGGATCAGTGCGGCGGGTTCGCCGGCGCCGTTCAGGACGACGCTCAGGTCGCCGGGCGCGATGGTGGCGCTTTCCGGCGGCCAGGTGCAGGTCGCTGTTTTCAGGCCGCGCAGGACCAGCTGCAGGAGCGCGTCGGCGAGTTGCGGGTGGTCGCCGAACGCGAACACCTCTTGGACGGCGGGGAGGGCACCGAGGTGCTGTTCGGCCTCGGCCATGAAGGCCTGCACGGCGGGCGTGAGGGTGGGGGGCATGGACGCACGGTAGGGGGCGGGGGGGCGCGCGCGCATCCGCCAGATGCACCGCCTGCATACGCTTGACGGCGCGCGCATACCAGGGTATCTTTAAGACATCACCGCCCTTCGGGGCGGCTTTTTCATGGTGCCTCGCGTACTGTGAGGGCATGACCGTCCCGCTGGACTGGATGCTGCCCGCGGCCCTGCTGGTCGGCGTACCGGCGCTGGGCGTCGGGCTGCTGATCGCGTGGGTGCTGCGGCGCGTGGCGCGCGCGAACAGCGGGCCGGGCCGCCGCGCGTTCCGCGAGGAAGCGCTCGTGGCCCTCGGCGCGGAGCGCGCCACCCTCGCGCCGCTCGCGTCGCCTGAGGCGCTCACGGGGCGCGGACGCGTGCGCTTCACGGAAGCCGGATACGTCAGTGCCAGCGGGGACCTGCAGGACGTACAGGGGCAGATCGTCGCGCACTACCGCCTGCGCTGGGGCGCGGGCCCCATGGACGCTGTCGTCACCACCCGCGAGCACACCTGGACGTTCGCGCAGGACGCGGGAGGGGCGACGCAAATTCTCCTTGATGAGCAGGAGTTCGGGTGGGTGCAGGGCGCGCGCCTGCTGAACGCGCACGGCGCGGAGGTGGGCGCGCTCGGTCCGGCACGCGGGGGTTGGCGGGGCGTCCACGTGCGCGGGCACGCAGTTGCCGTGCTGGGCGCAGCCACGAGCGGCGCGCTCGTCCGGGGCGTGCCGACCACCCTGGAGGCCGAGGCCCGCCTGTGGATCACGGCGCTCGCGCTGCGCGTCGGCGTGGAGGCGGCCCGTAACGCCACGGGAACCACGGCGGCCCTCTGAGGCGGTACCCTGCGGGCATGTTGAAGCACGTCTCGTTCCTGACCCGCGATGCAGACGCCACCCTCGCGTTCTACACGCTGCTCGGCGCGGTCACCGAGAAGGACGTCCTGACGACCGAGGGGTTCCGCCGGGTGGTGCTCGCCTTCACGGGGGGCGGGCGCCTGCAGTTCTTCCAGGTCGGCGGGGAGACGCCCACGCCGCACCCGGCGTGGCAGGAGCACGTCGCGCTGGTTGTCCCGGACCTGCGCGCGCGCGTGGACACGCTCCGCACGCAGGGCGTGACGTTCACGCGCGCGCTGACGCTCAGTCCGGGCGGGCGCGACCTGGCGTTCGTCCTCGACCCGGACGGACGGCAGGTGGAACTGCTGCAGGCCGATTGACGGATGCAGCCCGGCCTCGCGCGTGCCAGGATGCCCCGCCATGTTGAAGGTGTTTCTGGATGACGGTGGCGTCCTGAACGACAACGCGCGGCGCGCGCCGCAATGGGCGGCGCTGATCGGGCCGTACCTGGCCGGCAGGTACGGCGGTGAGGCGAGCGAATGGGCAGCGGCGAACGCCCGCGTGGCCCCGGCCCTGTGGGGGCGCCTGCGCGCGGACACCGACCCGCACGGCGGCTGGGCGAAGTTCGAGGCGCAGTACGCGGCCCTGTGGGTGCGGGGGATGTTCGCGGCAGTGGGACGGACGCCCCCGCCCGGCGCGGACCTCATCGGCGTGCAGCGCGCCGCGTACGAGGCGGTCATTCCGCACGTGCACGCGGCCATTCCCGGCGCGGTCCAGGCCGTGAAGGAGGCGTACGCGCTGACCGGGCCGCTGTTCATGGCGTCCGGCGGCGCGAGCTGGGAACTGGAAGGGTACCTGGCCAGCATGGGCGAGGGCGTGCGGTCGCTGTTCGCGGAGCGCCTGCACGGCGCGGACCTCGTGGACACCCTCAAGGAGGGCGCCGCGTACCACCCGCGCGTGCTTACGGACGCGGGCGTGCGCCCGCAGGACGCGGTCGTGGTGGATGACCGCGCGGACTGCGTGTCGTGGGCCCGCGCGGCAGGCGCGCGGGCGGTGCTGATCGCGCCCGGCGGGACGGCGCACGCCAACGCGAACGCCGTCATTCCGCACCTGGGGGCCCTGCCGGCGCTGCTGCGCGCCTGGGCCTGAAGACAAGAAGCGCCAGGGTGGTCCCCGGCGCTTCTGCCTGCGGGGCGTCAGGGCCCTTCGGTGTACACCTTGCTGGGGTAGTAATACTCCTCGATCAGCAGCTTCCCGAGCGCCGCGAGCGGCACGGCGACGAGCGCGCCCACGATGCCGTACAGCGTGACGCCCGCGAGGATCGCCAGGATGACCGTGACGGGGTGCAGGTTGGTGCTCTTGCCGAGAATCATCGGGGAGAGCAGGTGCGCTTCGATCTGGTTGGCGAACACGAACACCACGATGACCAGCACGACCTTCAGCCACCCGGCGGCAGCGGCGAGCAGCAGCGCGGGCGTGATCGCGATGATCACGCCGAGGTACGGCACGATGTTGAACGCCCCGGCGAGGAACCCGAGCGCGGGCGCGCTCGGCACGCCGCAGATTGCGAGGCCCACCGCGACGATGATGCCGACGCATGACGCGATCAGGATCTGGCCGCGCAGGTACCCGCCGACGGCGTGTTCCACGTCGCGCGAGAGGTTCAGCACGAACGGCTGCCAGGAGCGCGGGAAGGCGCGCAGCAGCGTCAGGCCGATCTTGTCGAAGTCGAGCATCATGTAGATGGCGATGATCAGCACCGCGAGGCCCTCGGCGAGGGTGTTGGCGAAGCTGAACGCGCCGGTGAGCAGTGACGACTGGTACTTCTGGAGGTACGGTACGACGACGCTGCTGATCTGCGACAGGCCGCCCCCGGTGAAGTTCTCGATCTGTTCGCGCAGCGGTACCAGGAACGCGTGCTGCTGCGCGAGACGGTCAATGAAGGTGGTGGTGTTGCGCGCCAGTTCGGGGAGCTTCTGGATCAGGTCGCTGAGCTGCCCGATGACGGTGACGAGCAGCGTGCTGCACAGCGCCAGGAAGCCGAGCAGCACCAGGATCACGATGATGACGCCCATGGCGCGCGGCAGGCGGCGGCGTTGCAGCCAGATCAGCAGCGGGTTGGTGAGGTACGCGACGATGTACCCGATCAGCCCGAGCACGATCACGTGCGCGAGCGAGCCGAACACGCGCGAGGCGGCGTAGAGCATCAGCAGGAACACGAGGGCGCGCACCCAGGGGCTGCGCCACACGTACTGGAAGGCGTTCTCGCGTGGTGGCGCGCTGTGCGGGGACGGGAGCATACGCCCACGCTAACACGGGGCTCAGGGGGGTCCCGGCAAAGGTCGGCGGAGGGTTAAAACGTGCGCGTCAGGGCACTCGCGGACGCGCCGAACGCCTCGGCGGTCTGGCCGTTCACGCTGACCTGCACCGCCGTGGGGTTTCCGGCACGGACCATGACGCCGCTCGGGAAGTCGCGGGTGGAGCCGGGGGTGGGGATGCCTTCGTACAGGGTCCGGCCGGCCTGCGTGACGCGCACCCACGAGCGTCCGGTGAAGGTGAGGCGCACGCCGGTGGCGGGCGTGGCCGCCGGGGTGGGGACCGCGTCCGGCGTGGGCGTGCCGGTGGCCGCCACGGGCGTGGTCGGCTTGGGTGGCGGGGGCGTGACGGGCACGAGGGCGGTGGTGCCGCTGCCCCGCTGGAGCTTCACGGTGTACGCGACGTTGCGCTGCAGCGGAATGCGTTCCTCGATGGTCTTGAACCCGCCGTATTCCACGCGCAGGTTCGCGGTGTCGCGCGCGTCGAGCGGGAAGCCGCTCACGGGCGTGAGGCCCAGGAACCGGTTGTCGAGGTACACGCGCGCGCCTTCGGGTTGCGTGCGCAGCGTGAGCTTCACCTGCGTGGCGGGCGCGGTGGGCGCCGGCGTGGTCGCGTCGCTGGTCTGGGCGGGGCGGGCGATCCACGCGGTGTACCCGAAGTACCCGAGGACGCCCACGGCGAGCAGCGCGGACAGCGTGCCGGCGATCAGGCCGGTGGGGAGCGCGCGGCGCGGGCGGGTCCTGATGGTGGGGCGCGTGATGGTGGGCGTGTCGCTGGCGGCGCGGGGGACGTGGGCGTCGAAGTCCGCGAGCAGCGGCGCGGGGTCCAGGCCCAGGGTGCGCGCGAGCTGCTGCACGTACGCGCGGGTGTACGTGCGTTCCGGCAGGGCGCTGAGGTCGCCGGCTTCGAGCGCGGCGAGGTAGTCGGTGCGGATGTGCGTCCGCTGGGCCAGGTCCGCGAGGGTCAGGCCTCGTTGTTCGCGGGCATGCTTGAGTTGTTCAGCGAACTTCACGGGCGGCCGTCCTCTCTGCGCAGCATTCACGTTCAGTGTAGCGCGGCGGGCATGAGCGGACGCTGCGGTGAACCTTACGCAGTCGTGTCCCGCGGCGGGCAATGTAAGCACGCCCCCACCGCGCGGTGGGGGCGTGCCAGGTGAGGCGCGGTCAGCCTTCGAAGGGTTTCCCGATGGCTTTGGGCGCTTTGCTCTTGCCGGTGAAGATCAGCGCGAGGATCGTGATCAGGTACGGCAGGGCCTCCACGAAGGTGGGGGGAATCAGGTCGGTGTTGCCGAACTGGATGCTCAGGGCGCGCAGGAACCCGAACAGCAGGGTGGCGCCGAGCACGCCGAACGGGCGCCACTGGCCGAAGATCAGCGCGGCGAGCGAGATGAAGCCCAGGCCGGCGGACTGGCTGCGCGTGAACGCGTCGCTGTTGCCGATGGACAGGAACACCCCGGCGGTGCCGGCGAGCACGCCGGACAGGATCACGGCGCTGTAGCGGATGCGTTTGACGTTCACGCCGGTGCTGGCGGCGGCGGCGGGGTGTTCGCCGCTGGCGCGCAGGCGCAGGCCGTACGGCGTCTTGTACAGCACGTACCATGCGACCAGCACCATCAGCACCGCGAAGTACACGGGCGGCGTGAAGCGCAGCTCGCCGATGCCCCACAGCGGGAGGGGGTTGGCGACGTTCTTGCTTTCGGTGGTGACGTTGTACAGCGCGCTGAGCACGACGGGCGGCACGCCGGTGGCGAGCAGGTTGATGGCGGTGCCGCTGATGATCTGATCCGCGCGGTACTTGATGCTCAGGATGCCGTGAATCCAGGCGATGAGACCGCCGACGATGGCGCCGGCGAGCCAGCCGACCCAGGGGGCGGCGGCGCCGAGCTGTCCTTCGATCTGCTGGGTGATGACGGCGCCGGTGAGCGCGCCGAAGATGATGAGGCCTTCCAGGGCGATA encodes:
- a CDS encoding helix-turn-helix domain-containing protein; the encoded protein is MKFAEQLKHAREQRGLTLADLAQRTHIRTDYLAALEAGDLSALPERTYTRAYVQQLARTLGLDPAPLLADFDAHVPRAASDTPTITRPTIRTRPRRALPTGLIAGTLSALLAVGVLGYFGYTAWIARPAQTSDATTPAPTAPATQVKLTLRTQPEGARVYLDNRFLGLTPVSGFPLDARDTANLRVEYGGFKTIEERIPLQRNVAYTVKLQRGSGTTALVPVTPPPPKPTTPVAATGTPTPDAVPTPAATPATGVRLTFTGRSWVRVTQAGRTLYEGIPTPGSTRDFPSGVMVRAGNPTAVQVSVNGQTAEAFGASASALTRTF
- a CDS encoding aldo/keto reductase — encoded protein: MEYRKLLGTDLTLSAVGFGVWTVGTTWWGVKDEDMAVRLLQRAYDLGITFFDNADTYASGRAEEIQRKALGDVREKIVIGTKFGYDIYTHPERPGQQERPHDWTPQYLRKALEGSLKRLGTDYIDYYQLHNCRLDAIRQDDLWAELEQLKHEGLIRAYGTALGPALNERQIEEGIASLRERKAPTQIIYNLLEQVLGEQVLPVAETEGVGVMARVPHASGLLEGYMTLDTTFEPGDHRNWRLTTNERRKAWMEDGLKKVEQLNAQFVQGQGRTIGQLAIQFALHSPAMASVLPNIYDEKGLEEYAATFDVAPLTDADYDSIQVLYADNFGLNTNLIGEVIR
- a CDS encoding ABC transporter permease; the protein is MDQLFTISFLAILIRSTAPLLLTALGGLYSERSGVTNIALEGLIIFGALTGAVITQQIEGQLGAAAPWVGWLAGAIVGGLIAWIHGILSIKYRADQIISGTAINLLATGVPPVVLSALYNVTTESKNVANPLPLWGIGELRFTPPVYFAVLMVLVAWYVLYKTPYGLRLRASGEHPAAAASTGVNVKRIRYSAVILSGVLAGTAGVFLSIGNSDAFTRSQSAGLGFISLAALIFGQWRPFGVLGATLLFGFLRALSIQFGNTDLIPPTFVEALPYLITILALIFTGKSKAPKAIGKPFEG
- a CDS encoding AI-2E family transporter, with the protein product MLPSPHSAPPRENAFQYVWRSPWVRALVFLLMLYAASRVFGSLAHVIVLGLIGYIVAYLTNPLLIWLQRRRLPRAMGVIIVILVLLGFLALCSTLLVTVIGQLSDLIQKLPELARNTTTFIDRLAQQHAFLVPLREQIENFTGGGLSQISSVVVPYLQKYQSSLLTGAFSFANTLAEGLAVLIIAIYMMLDFDKIGLTLLRAFPRSWQPFVLNLSRDVEHAVGGYLRGQILIASCVGIIVAVGLAICGVPSAPALGFLAGAFNIVPYLGVIIAITPALLLAAAAGWLKVVLVIVVFVFANQIEAHLLSPMILGKSTNLHPVTVILAILAGVTLYGIVGALVAVPLAALGKLLIEEYYYPSKVYTEGP
- a CDS encoding VOC family protein, whose amino-acid sequence is MLKHVSFLTRDADATLAFYTLLGAVTEKDVLTTEGFRRVVLAFTGGGRLQFFQVGGETPTPHPAWQEHVALVVPDLRARVDTLRTQGVTFTRALTLSPGGRDLAFVLDPDGRQVELLQAD
- a CDS encoding ASCH domain-containing protein yields the protein MPPTLTPAVQAFMAEAEQHLGALPAVQEVFAFGDHPQLADALLQLVLRGLKTATCTWPPESATIAPGDLSVVLNGAGEPAALIRTTELRRVPFLQVDAAFAYDEGEDDRTLHAWREAHRRYFTRQRADRPFTDDEEVLCERFEVIHARP
- a CDS encoding HAD family hydrolase — protein: MLKVFLDDGGVLNDNARRAPQWAALIGPYLAGRYGGEASEWAAANARVAPALWGRLRADTDPHGGWAKFEAQYAALWVRGMFAAVGRTPPPGADLIGVQRAAYEAVIPHVHAAIPGAVQAVKEAYALTGPLFMASGGASWELEGYLASMGEGVRSLFAERLHGADLVDTLKEGAAYHPRVLTDAGVRPQDAVVVDDRADCVSWARAAGARAVLIAPGGTAHANANAVIPHLGALPALLRAWA